The genomic window TTAACCCATGTAGATTTCATGGTAGGTTCATCAGAACTTAATATCTTTGGAGAAACAAAAGAAGGAGAACAAATACAAATATTCCAAAACGGTAATTGGAGAATAGAATAATGTTGCGTCGCAACATTTTTCTAAGAATCAGGTACTAGGTGATAGGTACTAGTAGAGGTTGATTTTCTTCCTAATGTCAGAAAATCTTTGAATTAAGTAAAAGAATAAGCTCATAATGAAAATTTAATTTTTCATTATGAGATTTGTTTTTGACTTAAACAAAAGAGCTGGTAAGCTCTTAAAAGCGATAGCTTATGGGAGTCATCTCTTAACTTAAGATTAAAGGATAGTTGCTATAAAATACTGAATAAACATACATACTACCGATAAAAGTCTGAAAAAACGGTTTAGTTTAAAGATTTTCTGACGTTAGGAGGAAAATCATCCTTTAGTAGTCCTCTTCTCCCAAATATGCATATTAAACTGTATTAATTATAAAAAATCAAGGCATAGGAATAAGATTTTCTTATATATGTAGTTAGCCGATTAAACTTTGAAGTAGCAATTAGAAGTACTTAAGGTGTAGAATTCTAAAAATCCATAATTGCAGGAATGGACTCCTGCAGCCGAACTGCGTCATGGACGACGCATAGTGAGGGTAGGATTTTTAGAAGGCTACACCTTTAGTACTTCTTTGTGTGCTGAAAGTTTAATGGATAACTACATATATTTAGAAAAATCTATTTCTATGCCGTTATTCATTACGTCGCAATATTATTTTTTCCACGAACTTTTTAATGATACTGTTCTATTGAATACAAGTTTTTCTTTAGTCGTATCTTTTGTATCAACACTGAAATATCCATGTCTTATAAACTGAAATTTATCTCCTGGTTTTGCTTCAGCTAAAGCTGGCTCTAACTTAGCGTTTTGTATCATAAGAGATTCAGAATTTAATTTCATTTCTCCTTCATTCTCTTCATCTTCTACTAGTAAGTGATCATATAATCTAACTTCTGCATCAACTGCATGTTCTGCACTTACCCAATGGATAGTTCCCTTAACTTTTCTTCCTGCAAATCCACTTCCACTCTTAGTCTCAGGATCATAAGTACAGTGTAGTTCTAATATTTCTCCATTTTCATCTTTTATTACATCATTACATTTAACAAAATAAGCATTCTTAAATCTTACTTCATTTCCAGGGAATAATCTGAAATACTTCTTAGGTGGATTCTCCATAAAATCCTCTCTGTCAATATAAAGAACTCTTGAGAAAGGAACTTCTCTTGAACCCATTTCTGGACTTTCTTGATTATTTTCTACTTCTAAATATTCAACCTGACCTTCTGGATAGTTAGTTATAACAACTTTTATAGGATCTAAAACAGCCATAACACGAGATGCTTTTAATTTTAAGTCATCTCTTAAGCAATGCTCAAGTAATGCTATATCTACCATAGAATCAGCCTTGGCAACTCCTACTCTATCACAGAAATCTCTAATAGCTTCTGGAGTATATCCTCTTCTTCTTAAGCCTGAAATAGTTGGCATACGAGGGTCATCCCATCCATCAACTACAGCATCATCAACAAAAGCTTTAAGTTTACGCTTACTTGTTATCATATTTGTAACATTCAATCTTGCAAACTCTATTTGTCTTGGTGGGTTTTCCACCTCACATTCTCTTAAAACCCAATCATAAAGTGGTCTATGGTCTTCAAATTCTAATGTACAAAGAGAATGAGTTATTCCTTCAATAGCATCTTCAAGTGGATGCGCATAATCATACATAGGATATATACACCATTTATTTCCTGTATTATGATGAGAGGCGTGAGAAATTCTATATATAACAGGGTCTCTCATATTTAAATTTGGAGATGCCATATCCATCTTAGCTCTTAACACTCTTGAACCATCTGGAAATTCCCCTTTTTTCATTCTTTCAAATAAGTCAATATTTTCTTCTACTGAACGATCACGATAAGGGCTATTTTTACCTGGCTCTGTTAAAGTTCCTCTATATTCTCTTATTTGCTCCGCATTTAAATCATCTACATATGCTTTTCCTTTTTTAATTAATTTAACAGCATAATCATAAAATTTATCGAAATAATTAGATGCATAGTATAATCTATCTTCCCAATTAAATCCAAGCCATCTAACATCTTCTTTTATAGATTCAACATACTCTACATCTTCTTTAGATGGATTTGTATCATCAAATCTTAAATTACATAATCCGTTATATTTTTGAGCTGTACCAAAATCTATGCATATAGCCTTTGCATGACCTATATGTAAATACCCATTTGGTTCTGGTGGGAAACGAGTATGTATCTTATTATCAGGATTAGCTTCTACATATTCATCTATTATACTATGTATAAAATTAGATGACATATTAGAATCTTCAGCTATTTCTTCTTTACTTTTATTCATTTCTTCTTTTTCTATGTTTTTCATGTGCTGCACTTCCTCCTATCTAAAAATTAACGTTACACTAAGCTTAACGACAATTCATTATTATCTAATGTTACCATAAAACTTTGTTATAATCCATTCTTATAATAGCAAATATCTATAAAGTAAACAATATATGTTACTACAGTTTTTTATATCCTTCTAAATTTCTAACCATTTGCAATTCTTCATCTTTTCTTATATATTCTATAAAATTAGGATATATTTCCACTGCCTTAATCAGATCATTTAAAGCTTCATTTAATCTGTTTTCGCAAGCAAAAAAACAAGCTCTATTATAAAATAGATACCCTACTTCTGAATTAAATTCAATTCCTTTTGTAATAACTTCTATAGCCTTTTTATAATCTTTATTTTCTTTATATATTACAGCTAGATTTAAAAAACTTGAAGGGAAATAAGGGTTTTGTTTTATTGCCTCTATATAATAATTTATTGCCTCATCTATAAGCCCTATCTTTTTTAAAATAACCCCCATATTATACAATCCCATATAATGCGATGCATCTATCTCTAAACCTTTTTTCATAAAACCTAGAGCAGTTTCATTTTCATCTAATTCTTCATATATAGATCCTAAATTTACATATGCCCAATAATCTTCTGGTTGAAGCTCTATTACTTTTTTATATAATTGTATAGCCTTTTCTTTATCACCTATTCTATCATAAAGATCTGCAAGGAAAAAATAAGCTCTATCGTAATATGGATTAATTTCAATAGCTTTTTTGTAATATATAATAGCTTTCTCATGATCATTTTCTTCATCATATAAAATAGCCAATCCATAATAAACCCTTGATTCTTTAGAATCTATGTTTAAAGCTTCAATATATTTTTTTTCTGCTAATTTCATCTGACCTAACTCATGATAAATCAAAGCAATATCAATAAGTAACTCAATATCTTTTTTACCTTCTTCGTATTTATAGGCTTTATTAAAAAATTTTAATGCTTTTACAGATTGTTTTTCTTTTTTAAATCCCTGTGCAATATTTTTATAATTATTAAACATATAATTGTTAATTTCCATATTATGACCCTTTCTTTAGCAAAACAAAATATCATCGTTTATTATATAATATTTTTCTTTTATTATATTAGTTTATGCAATCTAAACACTATTATATAATAAAACTATTGTATTTACATTATTAATCCCCTGTCTCTCCCCCTAAGACTCCCTGCTTGTTTAAAGTGGCAGCTATAAATGGCTGAGGATGAGAAACCTGTCAATTAAAGGCATATAGTTATAATACCCATATGCCTTGTAAATAATTTCACTATGCTAATTCAAGAGCAATTTCCATCATTTTTGTAAATGTATTTTGTCTTTCCTGTGCTGATGTTTCTTCAAAAGTTACTAAGCTATCACTAACAGTCAGTATAGTAAGAGCATTTACATT from Clostridium sp. MB40-C1 includes these protein-coding regions:
- a CDS encoding glutamine--tRNA ligase/YqeY domain fusion protein; protein product: MSSNFIHSIIDEYVEANPDNKIHTRFPPEPNGYLHIGHAKAICIDFGTAQKYNGLCNLRFDDTNPSKEDVEYVESIKEDVRWLGFNWEDRLYYASNYFDKFYDYAVKLIKKGKAYVDDLNAEQIREYRGTLTEPGKNSPYRDRSVEENIDLFERMKKGEFPDGSRVLRAKMDMASPNLNMRDPVIYRISHASHHNTGNKWCIYPMYDYAHPLEDAIEGITHSLCTLEFEDHRPLYDWVLRECEVENPPRQIEFARLNVTNMITSKRKLKAFVDDAVVDGWDDPRMPTISGLRRRGYTPEAIRDFCDRVGVAKADSMVDIALLEHCLRDDLKLKASRVMAVLDPIKVVITNYPEGQVEYLEVENNQESPEMGSREVPFSRVLYIDREDFMENPPKKYFRLFPGNEVRFKNAYFVKCNDVIKDENGEILELHCTYDPETKSGSGFAGRKVKGTIHWVSAEHAVDAEVRLYDHLLVEDEENEGEMKLNSESLMIQNAKLEPALAEAKPGDKFQFIRHGYFSVDTKDTTKEKLVFNRTVSLKSSWKK
- a CDS encoding lipopolysaccharide assembly protein LapB; the protein is MFNNYKNIAQGFKKEKQSVKALKFFNKAYKYEEGKKDIELLIDIALIYHELGQMKLAEKKYIEALNIDSKESRVYYGLAILYDEENDHEKAIIYYKKAIEINPYYDRAYFFLADLYDRIGDKEKAIQLYKKVIELQPEDYWAYVNLGSIYEELDENETALGFMKKGLEIDASHYMGLYNMGVILKKIGLIDEAINYYIEAIKQNPYFPSSFLNLAVIYKENKDYKKAIEVITKGIEFNSEVGYLFYNRACFFACENRLNEALNDLIKAVEIYPNFIEYIRKDEELQMVRNLEGYKKL